In Rutidosis leptorrhynchoides isolate AG116_Rl617_1_P2 unplaced genomic scaffold, CSIRO_AGI_Rlap_v1 contig79, whole genome shotgun sequence, a genomic segment contains:
- the LOC139885121 gene encoding F-box protein At3g07870-like, whose amino-acid sequence MDDLPEELLLNIFYKLDIKAIGSCVCVKKSWLSLIKNPSFVSSYTFDDKKSSEYLIFRQGNRDLQCFVDKDHSLHLHKVLTSPFELKKINIPRYTVSCCNGVICIANTYVDGTILWNPTIQKFFTLPKPNLTHDYNNEVYEYELVFGFGFDSILNDYKVVRIIIDAEESAYRAEIFSLNNNSWKSIPSHSEIVSGGYRIICNNALPSFNGALHWIGEHIDNWEDLVILCFNVNKEVFHEIKLPNNLHIHTPELLVFEQYSIISLFCFTLDHADEDFSFEVWAMKEYGNMESWTRMWKCHLPEFGSGDVFGVRDNGELLCHLYSLSVIISLDPMTGKEKELLKAPGSGFDGIRYRESLVLLDDPKALSYSTTQHNDNFMELHESCEN is encoded by the coding sequence ATGGACGATTTGCCAGAGGAGCTCCTTCTCAATATATTCTACAAACTAGACATCAAAGCTATTGGCAGTTGCGTGTGTGTGAAGAAATCGTGGCTCTCTCTTATAAAAAATCCTTCATTCGTTTCCTCGTACACTTTCGACGACAAAAAGAGCAGTGAGTACTTAATCTTCCGGCAAGGAAATCGAGATTTGCAATGTTTTGTCGATAAGGATCATAGTTTGCATCTTCATAAGGTTCTTACTTCTCCTTTTGAGTTGAAGAAAATTAACATTCCTCGTTATACGGTTAGTTGTTGCAATGGTGTGATATGCATTGCTAACACTTATGTCGATGGCACCATTCTATGGAATCCCACAATTCAAAAGTTTTTCACCCTCCCTAAACCTAATTTGACCCACGACTACAATAATGAAGTGTACGAATATGAATTGGTTTTTGGATTTGGCTTCGATTCAATCTTAAATGACTACAAGGTCGTTAGGATTATCATAGATGCTGAAGAATCTGCATATCGGGCTGAGATTTTCTCGTTAAATAACAATTCTTGGAAATCTATTCCTTCTCATTCTGAAATTGTTTCCGGCGGGTACAGGATTATATGTAATAATGCGTTACCAAGTTTTAATGGGGCCTTGCATTGGATTGGTGAACATATTGATAACTGGGAAGACCTAGTGATTTTGTGTTTTAATGTTAACAAAGAGGTGTTTCATGAGATCAAGTTACCGAATAATTTGCACATTCACACACCTGAACTACTAGTGTTTGAGCAGTACTCCATCATCAGTTTGTTTTGTTTTACTTTAGATCATGCTGATGAAGACTTTAGTTTCGAAGTATGGGCGATGAAAGAATATGGTAATATGGAGTCATGGACCAGAATGTGGAAATGTCACTTGCCTGAATTTGGATCGGGAGATGTGTTTGGGGTTCGAGATAATGGGGAATTATTGTGTCATTTGTATAGTCTATCTGTGATCATTTCATTAGATCCTATGACTGGAAAGGAGAAGGAACTGCTCAAGGCACCAGGTTCAGGTTTTGATGGGATTAGATATCGTGAAAGTTTAGTTCTATTAGATGATCCTAAAGCCCTAAGTTACAGTACCACACAACACAATGACAATTTTATGGAGCTGCATGAA